From the Selenomonas sp. oral taxon 920 genome, the window CGGCTACACCATCTACCCCGGTAAGATGCAAACCTCGGCGACGTTCCGCCTCTGCGCCCTCGGCGCCATTGATGAGGCAGACATCCGAGGCTTTTTCCGCGTATTTAAGGAAGCACTGAGGGCGTAACTGATTGCAAAGGGGACAGGGAGAAATGCAGGACGATTTCACGGTATTCTGGAAAAACAACGACCGCGCCCGTACTCTCTTTTACGACCTCCTCGCACGCTCGGAGCGCAGGGCATACGATGATGATTTTCTGGCACAGCTCGCTGCCTATCGGGAGGCTGCACCAGACTCGGAGCGCGCGGACATCTTCGCCGCGCAGTACCTCCTCCATCACGGCGACGCTGAGAACGCCGCGCTCTGCGGGGAACGCGCCTTTCAAAAGCGGCCCCTGAATCTCGAGGTGTGGCGCGTGCTCGCCGCCGCCTACAAGCAGCTCGGGCGGGAGCTCGATGCTGTCACGATGCAGGGCTACGCCTACGGGCTCTATCGAGGTGCGGACACGGGGGGAATCGACCTCGATCTCAGTCTGACCGAGGAAATTCAAAACGAAGCCTTGGGCCGACTGACGCTCGCCACGGGAAAGAGCCTGAACGCCCCGACCTCAACCAGCCGCGCCTATCTGATGAACCCGGGGCTCGGGTTCCGCTTTGACGTATTCATCGGTGAGGAGATTCCCATAACGATGCCACAGGGCAGCGCACGCTTTTGGAGTGCCGCCTATGCAGAGAACACGGGGCTGTCCGATCACAGCTATATGCTCACTGAGGCACGGCATACTGCATGGTTCACACGCTACGGCCACCGCGACTTCTTCTTTGACCTGCAAAAGGCAAGCGAGGTGCGCGGCACAACCGAGATCGCGCTTCCCGCCGGACGGGAGGCAATTGTCCCCTTGGCGGGCACGGTCCCCGACCAACGAATCTCTGTCACAACGCCCTCCATGGGGACACGGGATATCTATCTCGGCAAGTGGGCGTTCAGCTTCTTTCGTCTGAACGAGACCACACAGCTGTATGCCGATGCACAGGATGCCTATGCCGTCGGCACCCCGATCCTGCTCGAACACAGCCCCGTGCGGCGCAAGCTCGTCCTGAATATTTTCGTCGACGCTCTATCCTGGGCGGTCGTTCGTCCCTACGCCGCGACCCATCTGCCAAACATCTCCAAATTCTTCGCACGCGGCACAATCTTCGATCAGCATTTCTCGACCTCAGAGCACACCCTCTCGGCATTCCCTGCCATTGAGACCGGCTGCTATCCCCATCATACACATATCTTCAACGTAAATGCCGGACGCGAGCTGCCCGCAGAGATGACCACCACAGCCGAGCACATGAAGGCACTCGGCTACTACTGTGCCATCCCGATGGGGGCCGATCAGGGGCTCTCTCAAGGCGTTATGCGCGGCTATGACCGCGCGGTGCTCTCCACATGGATTCAGAATTCGGTCGATGGCGTGGACCACGTCCTGCGCCAGCTCAAAGCCTTCGACGAGGTCGATCAGTTCCTCTTTCTTGCGGTCAATGACATACACCCGTATGACGGTCTCGGCTATAAATTCGACACCAACGTTGAGACCCATCTCCCGCTCGCCGACCGCTTCTTTGACCACACAGAGCGTACGGCAAGCGTCTTTTTGACCAATATGCGCATCTATCAGGAGCAGTATCTGGAACGCGTGCGTCAGGTGGATCACAACATCGGCATTCTCCTCACCTACCTGGAGGAGAACTTTGCCGCCGACGAGTACATTGTCAGCCTCTACTCGGATCACGGTGTTCCCATATTCAACAAGGAAACCTCGGACAAGCTGGACATTATCAGCACATACGTCTCAAACGCGACATGGATGATGCGCGGCACGGGCGTGCCCGTGGGTGTGCGTACAAATGAACTGACGAGCATTGTCGATATCCAGCGGACGCTCGCCCATCTGTGCGGCTTCTCCGTCGCCGCGTGCAGTGACGGCAATCTCCCCGCCGTATTCGGCGGCAGGGAGCGCGATGTGGTCTGCTCCACGTCTCAGTTCCCGGGGCAGACATTCAAGCTTGCTGTCCGCACGCGCGATCATGCGCTGCGCCTTGAGACGCAGGAGTTCGTCGACGAGGACGGGCGTGTGGACCTTGCAGGAGCAACGGTCGGCATCTATCCGCGCGAACACGAGCTTGAGGAAGGCTATCGGCTCGACTCCGAGGAGCTGCGTGCGTTCTTCTACCCGCGCGCACGGGACTTCGTGCGCGCGATCGCAAGCAACGGTGAACACTGGCCCGCGATGCGTGCAGCTCGCCCGCAGTGGTTCGGATAACTTTGAACGAGGGAAAGGGAACGTAACGTGACGGACGATTTCAGCGTATTTTGGCAAAACAACGATACTGCCGCCGCACTCTTTTACGATCTCCTCGCACGCTCGGAACGCGGAGCATATGATGATGATTTTCTTGCTGCACTTGCTGCCTATCGGGAGGCAGGAACGAACCCAGCCCATGCAGACATCTTTGCTGCGCAGTACCTCCTGCATCACGGCGATACCGAGAATGCGCGCCTCTGCGCTGAGCGAGCCTATGCGCTTCGCCCTGTGCACAACGAGACATGGAGGCTGCTTGCTGTCATACATTCAGCGCTGGGGGATGCTCTGAATGCTTCGATTTTTAATGCCTATCTCCATCGCTTTAAGCAGACAGCGATACCCTCCACCCTGCCGCATGCGGATGCGGCGGCACTTGCCCGTCTCACACGTGCAATGATTGGCTGCATTGACGCACCTCTTGCAAAGAGGCGCGCCGTCATCGAAAACGATACGCTGACCTTCCATCCAGATGTCTTTGTCGGGGAGTACCTTCCCGTCACGGTGCCGGAGGGAAGCGCCCCGTTCTGGGTCGGAACTTATGCCGACGGCGGCTTTCTCTCGGATCGCGGATATATGATTGCGGATGCCCGTACAAAGGATTGGTTCCAAGACAATATCTGCCGCGATTTCCCCTTTGACCTGCAGAAGGCGCAGGAGGTACGCGGCGCCGTACAGATCGATGTGCCGGAAGGACGTGAGGCACTCCTCCCTATTGCCGGAACACAGCCCGTGCAGGAACTGATTGTCAGCACGCCGTCGCACGCAGATCAGCTTGCCTACCTCGGCAAATGGTCGTACAGCTATATACGGCTCTCCGAACCGACGACGCTGACATGCGAGGAGGATGCGCCATTTGCCGCAGGTACGCCAATCCTCCTCGGACACGGCACACATCGCCATAAGCTCGTGCTGAATATTCTCGTCGATGCGCTCCCGTGGAATGTTGTACGCGGTCACTTTGCCGAATGGATGCCGCATATCGCTCGCTTCTTTGCACGTGGAACAGTTTTTGATGCACATTTCTCCACATCGGAGTACACCTATCCCGCCCTGCCCGCTATCGAGACGGGACGCTTCCCGCATCACACGCAGTTCTTTCAAGGTGAGGCAAGTCATGAGCTCTCGCCTGCATTCCTGACGCTTGCCGAGTGCATGAAGGATCTCGGCTACTACACCTCCGCCCCCATATTAGCGACAGACGGCATCTATAACGGTACGATGCGCGGTTACGATCGGCTGATTTCGACGGTATGGCAACAACCCTCCCGCCTCGGTGCAGAACGAACAATCCATCACATCGAGGCATTCGGCGAGGCGGATCTCTTCACCTTCCTCCATCTTTCCGATGTGCATCCGTGGGATGCGATGGCGTTCAACTTTGCGACCGAGGTGGAGACGCGCCTGCCGCTTGCGCACCGTCTCTTTGCGTGGGAGAAGGAGACGGCGAGTGTACGTCTGCCGGACTTTGAGATCTACAAGGCGCAGTTCCGCGCAGGTCTCAGAGATGTTGACCGCAATATCGGCATGCTTCTCTCCTATATCGAGAGTCACTATGCGGACGATGAATATATTGTCAGCCTCTACTCCGATCATGGCAGTTCGGTCTTTACTCCGCGCGTGGAGGGCACGGAGCTCGATGTCATCGGAGAGAACTCAACAATGGCTGCGTGGATGATGCGCGGCGCGGGTGTCCCGGAAGGGGTTGTCACGAATGAACTGACAAGCATCGTGGATCTTTATCCAACGCTGGGTACTCTGTGCGGTTTTCCCGTCGCTGGGGATATCGACGGGAATCTGCCCGCCATCTTCGGCGGCAGGGAGCGCGATACAGTATGCTCCTACTCTCAATTTCCAGGACAGACATTCAAGCTCGCCGTGCGCACAGCGACACATGCCCTGCGCCTTGAGACGAAAGGCTTTACGGAAACGGATGGGACCGTGGATTTTGCAGGAGCAGCTGTCGGCATTTATCCGCGCGGACATGAGCTCGAGAAAGACCATGCGGCCGACAGCGCAGAGCTGCGCTCATTCTTCTATCCGCGTGCACGGGACCTCGTACGGGAGATTGCAAACAATGGGGAACGTTTTTAATCACGAGGAGGCGTGTCATGAGCAGCAACTTCACCGTATTTCACCAAAACAACAAACACGCCGCTGAGCTCTTTTACGATCTTCTTGCACGTGCAGAGGCTGATGCCTACGATGATGATTTCCTCACATTGCTCGCTGCCTATCGGGAGGAAGAGGATAGTGAACGCGCGGATATCTTTGCTGCAGAATATCTGCTTGCGAACGGTGATGCAGAGAATGCCATCCTTTGCGGCGAGCGCGCCTTTCACCGCCGTCCCGTCGAGCCGCGGATCTGGTCTGTGCTGTCGCGCGCCTATGCGGCTGCCCGCCGCTATGCGGATGCGCTCGTCATGCAGGGATATCCGCTGAACTTCTTCCATATGCCCATCTCTCTCGATGTCCCCTCCTCTGTATTGACGAAGGAAGTCCTCGACCGCCTCTCGCGTGCGACAGGCAAGGCAAACTATGCCCCCTATGCACTCAGCCGTATGCACTTTTCACCAGAGTCAGGATTGACGGCAGAGTCCACAGTCTTCTTCGAGGAGTTCCTTCCTGTCTCGCATCATATTGCACCACACTACTATGTCGGGGCGTATACAGAGCAGGAGATCCATGGCAATAAGCGCTGGCTGATGCATACGATTGCCCACGCGGATGGACTGGCGGGCAATGTCGGCGGGGATTTTACCTTCGACATCATGCGCGGTACACGCGCGCCAAAAGAAGCAACCATCTCGATTGAAGCAGGTACCGAGGCGATTGTCCCCATCTTTGGAACTGCAAACGAGCAGGTCCTCACTGCAAAAACAGAAGCAGCAGATGACTGCATTTGGCTGAATTCCGCAACGCCAAATTTTTTCCGTCTGAACGAAGATACTCAGTTCTCGTCGGCAGAGGACTTTATCGTCGGCACGCCGATCCGTCTCGAACACAGCCCTGCACGAAAGAAACTCGTCGTGAACATCCTCGTGGATGCCCTGCCGTGGCAGGTGCTTCGCTCGTCATTTGCCAAACATATGCCTGAGACTGCGCGCTTCTTTGCACGCGGTACGATTTTTGACCAGCATTTCTCTGTACTCGAGTACACCTATCCCTCACTTCCCACAATCGAAACAGGAATGTACCCCCAACATTCGGGTGTATTCAGTGAGTGGGCAGCGATCGAACTGAACGAGGACTATATCACCATTGCTGAGCGTGCGCGTGATGCAGGCTACACAACAACGAGCCTTATGGGCGACGGTATCGGCATCTACAACGGAGTGACGCGCGGGTACGACCGTCTCGTTGTTTCGCCCTACCGCCTCCATGCCTATGAAGGTGTGGAGCGCACGATCCGCTATCTGGATGGATGTCACGAGGCGGATCACTTTATCTTCCTGCACTTCGGCGATGTGCACCCGTGGGGCGGCGAAATATTCCAAATTTCCTCCTCTGCGCAAATGCAGCTGCCGCTTGCGGGACGTCTCTCCGGCTCAAAGGAGAAGGTTACGAGTCCATACCTGCGTCCAAGCGCATTTTACCAAACCGCATTCTGGCAGGCGATACACGATACGGATCGTGCGCTCGGTGCACTCTTCGCCTATATTGAGAAGCATTATGCTCCTGAGGACTATCTCGTCAGCCTGTACTCGGATCACGGTGTGCCGATCTTCAGCCCGACACATTATATCGTGGACGCTCAATTAACGGGCGCAGCGTGGATGATGCGCGGCGCAGGGGTGCCGGAGGGCATTGTTGCGGATGAGTTGACGAGTGCCGTGGACATCTATCCGTCACTTGCCCATTTGCTTAGGTTTCCGGTCGGCGACAATGTGGACGGTGTCCTGCCGCAGCTCTTCGGCGGCACAGGACGCGAGATCGCCTACAGCAATTCCCTCTTCCCGCGCAAGCACTATCATCTTGCAGCGCGTGCACAATACTATACATTCTGTCTCGAGACAATGGATGTCGTCTCGCTCAGCGGTACTGCCGATCTTGAACGAACAAAGGCGGGGATTTATCCTCGTGCACATGAAGGTATTGCAGGGCATGAGGTGGACAGCCCTGAACTGCGCGCATTTTTCTACCCGCGTGTGCGGGAATTCCTAAAGTGTATTGGGAATAACGGGGAAATGTTCCCTCTGCCGGAGGAAATATAATGATGCACGACTGCACGGTATTCTGGCAGAGCAATGAACGCGCCTGCCAGCTCTTTTACGCTCTGCTCGCACGTGCAGAGCGCGGGGAATACGATGATGGTTTTCTTGCTGCTCTCGCCTCCTATCGGAAGGAGTCTCCGGATGCCGAAAATGCGGATATCTTCGCCGCGCGCTATCTCCTGCATCATGACGACACTGCGGCAGCTCTTGTCTGTGCAGAGCGAGCCTATCGCCGCCGTCCGGTACACTATGAGATATGGACGCTGCTCGCGGAGATCTACACCTGCCTCGGGCGTACGCTGGATGCCCTCACAATGTATGGCTATGCCTACGGGCTGCATTTTGCCCCCGATATCCCCATAGAGCTTACCGTCCGCGGCGGAACGGAGGGACTGAATCGGCTCTCCGTCGCGGCGGGGTTCGGGACGGGTGCGCCGATGACACAGAGCCGTGCAGCGCTCGATGAGGGGGGCGGGCTTCGCTTTGACCTCGATGCCTTTGTCGGCGAACATCTGCCGCTAACGCCTCCTGCGGGAAGTGTACGTCACTGGGTCGGTACCTATGTCGAGAACGCCTTTCTCTCTGACAAGAGTGCGCTCATCGAGGAGGTGCGCCACACCGGGGTATTCGTCGACAAGATGCAGCGCGACTTCCCCTTTCAGCTGCAAAAGGCGCAGACGGTATGCGGTGCGGCAACAATCGAAATTCCGCAGGGGACGGAGGTCATCCTCCCCATTGCGGGTACGAAAAACCTACAGGAACTCACAGTAAAAACCGAGACCCTTCCCCCCGCAACGGCATATCTCGGAAAATGGGCGTTCAGTCACTTCCGGCTCTCGGAGACGACACATCTCAAAGCGGCGGACGATTCCCCATATGTTGTTGGCTTGCCAATTCGTCTCGGTCACAGCCCCATGCGGCATAGACTCGTGCTGAACATCCTCGTTGACGGGCTTTCATGGAATGTGGCACGCGCCCGCTTCCCCGACTGTATGCCGAATATTGCACGCTTCTTTGCGCGCGGCGTGATCTTCGATCAGCATTTCTCCACGTCGGAGTGCACTTATCCCGCACTCCCCGTCATTGAGACGGGACGCTATCCGCATCACACACAGGTCTTTCACGAACGCGACAGCCACGAGCTCCCACCGGACTTTATGACGCTCTCGGAGTGTATGTCGGATCTCGGCTACTATGCTGCAGCACCGATGGGCGCAAGCGACAGCGTCTACTGCGGCGCACTGCGCGGCTACGACATGCTGAACGTGAGTGCGTGGAAGCTCCCGTCTGCGGAGATGGTTGATCGCGCGATCATGCAGATCGAGGCGTTTCGCGAGACAGATCAGTTTCTCTATCTGCATACGACCGACGTACACCCGTGGAATGCAAAAGGCTTCAAGTTCCATCCATCGGTGGAGACACAACTGCCGCTCTCTGATCGTCTCTTTGAACTCGACGAGAGCATCGCAAGTGTCCGTCTGCCGAAACTCGCGATCTATCAGGAACAGTTCTGGCGGAGTCTCCGCCATGCAGACCGCAGCATCGGCTGTCTGCTCTCCTATGTCGAGGAGCATTTCGCGGCAGATGAGTATATCGTGAATCTCTACTCCGATCACGGAAACTCGGTATTTTCTGCACCGACAAACGGTGTGATCGATGTTATTGGTGAAAATTCGACGCGTGCCGTCTGGATGATGCGCGGCGCAGGAATTCCTGAGGGGATCGTTACAGATGAGCTGACGAGTATTGCGGACATCTATCCGACCTTGGGCCATTTGACAGGATTCCCCGTCGCCGAGGACATCGACGGCAATCTGCCCGCCGTCTTTGGTGGCAGACAACGCGATGCCGCGATCAGCATGTCTATGTTCCCTGGGCAGACATACAAACTCGCCGTGCGCACGCATACACATACGCTGCGCCTCGAGACAGCAGGCCCACTCAATGAGAATGGAACAGCAAACTTCGCCGATGCCAAGGTCGCCATCTATCCGCGCGCCCATGAACTTGAACACGGATACGAACGGGACAGCGAGGAGATGCGCGCCTTCTTCTACCCGCGTGCACGTAAAATTGTACAAGTGCTTGCAAACAACGGTGAGATCTGGCCGGAGATGCACGCGGCAAGGCCAGAGTGGTTTGGAAAGGACAAAAAGGAGCACCTATGAACGTAAGCGAACTCATCTCTGCGCTTGGCGCGGAGTTCTTTGCGGGCGTGCCGGACTCGAAGCTGCGCCCGCTCGTGGACTATCTGATGGACACGTACGGGGCGAACAGCCCCGCGCATATGATTGCGGCAAACGAGGGCAGTGCGGCAGCGCTTGCGGCAGGTTATCACCTTGCGACGGGAAAGACGCCGCTCGTCTATCTCCAAAACAGCGGGCTCGGCAACATTGTCAACCCTCTGCTCTCCCTGCTGCACGAGGAGGTCTACGGAATTCCCTGCATCTTTGTCATCGGCTGGCGCGGCGAGCCCGATCTGCATGACGAGCCGCAGCATCTCGTGCAGGGGCGGCTGAGTCTGCCGCTGCTGGAAACGATGGGCGTGCATACGATCGTGCTCACGCGCGACACGACACCCGCCAAGATTGCGGCATGGATGGAACAGCAGACCTCACACCGTGAGCGCGGCGGACAGTGCGCGCTCCTCGTGCGGGACGGTGCACTCTCGTATCCAAAGCGCACGTATGCAAACAACTATGCCCTGCGCCGCGAGGAGGCAATCGCACGCATTCTGGATACAGCAGGGGATGCCGTCATTGTTGCAACCACAGGCAAGACGGGGCGCGAGCTCTTCGAGCTGCGCGCGACGCGCGGCGAGGATCACGCACATGACTTTCTCACGGTCGGCTCGATGGGGCATGCCTCCGCGCTCGCG encodes:
- a CDS encoding sulfatase-like hydrolase/transferase, which produces MQDDFTVFWKNNDRARTLFYDLLARSERRAYDDDFLAQLAAYREAAPDSERADIFAAQYLLHHGDAENAALCGERAFQKRPLNLEVWRVLAAAYKQLGRELDAVTMQGYAYGLYRGADTGGIDLDLSLTEEIQNEALGRLTLATGKSLNAPTSTSRAYLMNPGLGFRFDVFIGEEIPITMPQGSARFWSAAYAENTGLSDHSYMLTEARHTAWFTRYGHRDFFFDLQKASEVRGTTEIALPAGREAIVPLAGTVPDQRISVTTPSMGTRDIYLGKWAFSFFRLNETTQLYADAQDAYAVGTPILLEHSPVRRKLVLNIFVDALSWAVVRPYAATHLPNISKFFARGTIFDQHFSTSEHTLSAFPAIETGCYPHHTHIFNVNAGRELPAEMTTTAEHMKALGYYCAIPMGADQGLSQGVMRGYDRAVLSTWIQNSVDGVDHVLRQLKAFDEVDQFLFLAVNDIHPYDGLGYKFDTNVETHLPLADRFFDHTERTASVFLTNMRIYQEQYLERVRQVDHNIGILLTYLEENFAADEYIVSLYSDHGVPIFNKETSDKLDIISTYVSNATWMMRGTGVPVGVRTNELTSIVDIQRTLAHLCGFSVAACSDGNLPAVFGGRERDVVCSTSQFPGQTFKLAVRTRDHALRLETQEFVDEDGRVDLAGATVGIYPREHELEEGYRLDSEELRAFFYPRARDFVRAIASNGEHWPAMRAARPQWFG
- a CDS encoding sulfatase-like hydrolase/transferase, with translation MTDDFSVFWQNNDTAAALFYDLLARSERGAYDDDFLAALAAYREAGTNPAHADIFAAQYLLHHGDTENARLCAERAYALRPVHNETWRLLAVIHSALGDALNASIFNAYLHRFKQTAIPSTLPHADAAALARLTRAMIGCIDAPLAKRRAVIENDTLTFHPDVFVGEYLPVTVPEGSAPFWVGTYADGGFLSDRGYMIADARTKDWFQDNICRDFPFDLQKAQEVRGAVQIDVPEGREALLPIAGTQPVQELIVSTPSHADQLAYLGKWSYSYIRLSEPTTLTCEEDAPFAAGTPILLGHGTHRHKLVLNILVDALPWNVVRGHFAEWMPHIARFFARGTVFDAHFSTSEYTYPALPAIETGRFPHHTQFFQGEASHELSPAFLTLAECMKDLGYYTSAPILATDGIYNGTMRGYDRLISTVWQQPSRLGAERTIHHIEAFGEADLFTFLHLSDVHPWDAMAFNFATEVETRLPLAHRLFAWEKETASVRLPDFEIYKAQFRAGLRDVDRNIGMLLSYIESHYADDEYIVSLYSDHGSSVFTPRVEGTELDVIGENSTMAAWMMRGAGVPEGVVTNELTSIVDLYPTLGTLCGFPVAGDIDGNLPAIFGGRERDTVCSYSQFPGQTFKLAVRTATHALRLETKGFTETDGTVDFAGAAVGIYPRGHELEKDHAADSAELRSFFYPRARDLVREIANNGERF
- a CDS encoding sulfatase-like hydrolase/transferase, giving the protein MSSNFTVFHQNNKHAAELFYDLLARAEADAYDDDFLTLLAAYREEEDSERADIFAAEYLLANGDAENAILCGERAFHRRPVEPRIWSVLSRAYAAARRYADALVMQGYPLNFFHMPISLDVPSSVLTKEVLDRLSRATGKANYAPYALSRMHFSPESGLTAESTVFFEEFLPVSHHIAPHYYVGAYTEQEIHGNKRWLMHTIAHADGLAGNVGGDFTFDIMRGTRAPKEATISIEAGTEAIVPIFGTANEQVLTAKTEAADDCIWLNSATPNFFRLNEDTQFSSAEDFIVGTPIRLEHSPARKKLVVNILVDALPWQVLRSSFAKHMPETARFFARGTIFDQHFSVLEYTYPSLPTIETGMYPQHSGVFSEWAAIELNEDYITIAERARDAGYTTTSLMGDGIGIYNGVTRGYDRLVVSPYRLHAYEGVERTIRYLDGCHEADHFIFLHFGDVHPWGGEIFQISSSAQMQLPLAGRLSGSKEKVTSPYLRPSAFYQTAFWQAIHDTDRALGALFAYIEKHYAPEDYLVSLYSDHGVPIFSPTHYIVDAQLTGAAWMMRGAGVPEGIVADELTSAVDIYPSLAHLLRFPVGDNVDGVLPQLFGGTGREIAYSNSLFPRKHYHLAARAQYYTFCLETMDVVSLSGTADLERTKAGIYPRAHEGIAGHEVDSPELRAFFYPRVREFLKCIGNNGEMFPLPEEI
- a CDS encoding sulfatase-like hydrolase/transferase, whose amino-acid sequence is MMHDCTVFWQSNERACQLFYALLARAERGEYDDGFLAALASYRKESPDAENADIFAARYLLHHDDTAAALVCAERAYRRRPVHYEIWTLLAEIYTCLGRTLDALTMYGYAYGLHFAPDIPIELTVRGGTEGLNRLSVAAGFGTGAPMTQSRAALDEGGGLRFDLDAFVGEHLPLTPPAGSVRHWVGTYVENAFLSDKSALIEEVRHTGVFVDKMQRDFPFQLQKAQTVCGAATIEIPQGTEVILPIAGTKNLQELTVKTETLPPATAYLGKWAFSHFRLSETTHLKAADDSPYVVGLPIRLGHSPMRHRLVLNILVDGLSWNVARARFPDCMPNIARFFARGVIFDQHFSTSECTYPALPVIETGRYPHHTQVFHERDSHELPPDFMTLSECMSDLGYYAAAPMGASDSVYCGALRGYDMLNVSAWKLPSAEMVDRAIMQIEAFRETDQFLYLHTTDVHPWNAKGFKFHPSVETQLPLSDRLFELDESIASVRLPKLAIYQEQFWRSLRHADRSIGCLLSYVEEHFAADEYIVNLYSDHGNSVFSAPTNGVIDVIGENSTRAVWMMRGAGIPEGIVTDELTSIADIYPTLGHLTGFPVAEDIDGNLPAVFGGRQRDAAISMSMFPGQTYKLAVRTHTHTLRLETAGPLNENGTANFADAKVAIYPRAHELEHGYERDSEEMRAFFYPRARKIVQVLANNGEIWPEMHAARPEWFGKDKKEHL
- the aepY gene encoding phosphonopyruvate decarboxylase; translated protein: MNVSELISALGAEFFAGVPDSKLRPLVDYLMDTYGANSPAHMIAANEGSAAALAAGYHLATGKTPLVYLQNSGLGNIVNPLLSLLHEEVYGIPCIFVIGWRGEPDLHDEPQHLVQGRLSLPLLETMGVHTIVLTRDTTPAKIAAWMEQQTSHRERGGQCALLVRDGALSYPKRTYANNYALRREEAIARILDTAGDAVIVATTGKTGRELFELRATRGEDHAHDFLTVGSMGHASALALGIAIHRPNRRVIALDGDGAALMHMGAMATIGAAAPPNLMHILLNNEAHESVGGAPTAASSISFPAIAENLGYHVLPTAQTADELTHALLQLHDARALTFLEVRTAVGSRADLGRPTTTPHENKEALMETLR